In Terriglobia bacterium, a single genomic region encodes these proteins:
- a CDS encoding ABC transporter permease encodes MRTLLQDLKYGLRQLARNPGFTAIAVLTLALGIGANTAIFSAVNALFLRGLPVQDPGHLVSLGFTHKKDVGLTLFSYPDFHDVQLQTGQWADLFAYRWGFDGLSDGGRAEQVLANYVTGDYFNALGIRPAIGRLILPSEGRVPGSDPVIVLGYSYWMRRFGGDPSIVGRQVRVDGHPVTVVGVAQKGFQGLLSEVDVQAYLPANMTDTEGFTGMLTDRDARAFFVLGRLRPGVSLDQARGPMHAVATRLSGQYPDTDLGADIWVLPQREAAVNPLARPGDYQHQLIAVGLFLGLAILVLLLASFNVANLLLVRATTRAHEMAVRAALGASPRRLLRQVLTESALLAFFGCGAGILVGSWGTTLLSSIHFTLALPVHLQFGVDWRVFAYAVGVAMLAGMVVGLAPAFQAARSNPGDTLHEGGRTIAAGRHRLRGLLVAAQVGGSVILLVVAGLFTRSLQAAQQMDLGFNPSHVLNLTMDPHQAGYSQEQGLVFYKNLLTRVRALPGVQSASLAFQFPTSQFMDYSAVYVEGHAPSPGEAAPTISENHISPGYFKTMGIPLLSGREFRDTDDDKAPNVAIISQTMARQLWPNQDALGRKFHMSSQSGPLTKVIGIARDCKYQNLLASAEPYFYVPLGQKYLSIETLQVRTEAAPESMIDEVEEQIHALAPGLPVTQAQTMEQALNSGFGGFYTFHLAVWLAGALGLLGLLLAVIGIYGVISYSTRQRTREIGIRMALGAQPGVISRVVLSQGFVMIGAGGLIGIIGSLAATRVMAGFLYGVRSYDPLTYLGVVFLIAVVTMIACYIPARRAAKVDPMVALRYE; translated from the coding sequence CGGCGCCAACACTGCAATTTTCAGCGCCGTTAACGCGCTGTTTCTTCGCGGCCTTCCGGTGCAGGACCCCGGCCACCTGGTGTCTCTCGGATTCACTCACAAGAAGGACGTAGGTCTAACCCTTTTCTCCTACCCCGATTTCCACGATGTTCAATTGCAGACGGGGCAGTGGGCTGATCTCTTTGCCTACCGCTGGGGGTTTGACGGACTCAGTGACGGCGGGCGCGCGGAGCAGGTTTTAGCCAACTACGTAACCGGCGACTATTTCAACGCGCTGGGAATAAGGCCGGCGATCGGACGTCTGATCCTGCCCTCGGAAGGCCGAGTCCCAGGCTCCGATCCGGTCATCGTGCTGGGGTATTCCTATTGGATGCGCCGGTTCGGGGGCGATCCTTCGATTGTCGGCAGGCAGGTTCGAGTGGATGGACATCCAGTCACGGTTGTAGGAGTCGCGCAGAAGGGCTTCCAGGGACTGCTCAGCGAAGTGGATGTGCAGGCCTACCTGCCCGCGAATATGACGGACACCGAGGGCTTCACCGGTATGCTGACGGACCGCGACGCCCGCGCATTTTTCGTCCTCGGCCGGCTTAGGCCGGGTGTCAGCCTCGATCAGGCCCGGGGGCCAATGCATGCCGTTGCGACGCGCCTTTCCGGGCAATATCCGGATACGGATCTGGGGGCGGACATCTGGGTCCTGCCCCAGCGCGAAGCCGCCGTCAATCCGCTGGCGCGGCCCGGCGATTACCAGCACCAGTTAATCGCGGTGGGACTTTTTCTCGGGCTGGCAATCCTGGTGTTGCTCCTCGCCTCCTTCAACGTGGCGAACCTTCTGCTGGTGCGGGCCACAACCCGCGCGCATGAGATGGCGGTTCGCGCCGCGCTCGGAGCGTCACCGCGCCGGCTGCTGCGCCAGGTGCTTACGGAAAGCGCTCTACTGGCTTTTTTCGGGTGCGGGGCCGGAATCCTGGTGGGCTCCTGGGGCACAACTCTTTTAAGCTCGATTCATTTCACCCTGGCGTTGCCTGTCCATTTGCAGTTTGGAGTTGACTGGAGGGTTTTCGCCTATGCTGTAGGTGTCGCAATGCTGGCGGGAATGGTGGTGGGCCTGGCGCCCGCGTTTCAGGCCGCGCGCTCCAACCCCGGCGATACGCTGCACGAAGGCGGGCGTACGATCGCCGCCGGCCGCCATCGCCTCCGGGGCCTGCTGGTTGCGGCGCAGGTTGGCGGATCGGTTATTCTGCTGGTGGTGGCGGGACTTTTCACGCGCAGCCTTCAAGCGGCCCAGCAGATGGACCTCGGATTCAACCCCTCTCACGTCCTCAACCTGACCATGGACCCGCACCAGGCGGGTTACAGCCAGGAACAGGGGCTGGTGTTCTACAAGAACCTTCTGACGCGCGTGCGCGCTCTGCCCGGCGTTCAGTCTGCCAGCCTCGCATTCCAGTTTCCAACCAGCCAATTCATGGACTACAGCGCCGTCTATGTGGAAGGCCACGCGCCTTCGCCGGGAGAGGCGGCGCCGACGATTTCTGAAAATCACATTTCTCCCGGCTACTTCAAGACCATGGGAATCCCCCTGCTCAGCGGCCGGGAATTTCGTGACACGGACGACGATAAAGCGCCGAACGTCGCCATCATCAGCCAGACCATGGCGCGCCAGTTGTGGCCCAACCAGGACGCGCTGGGAAGAAAGTTTCACATGTCCAGCCAGTCGGGACCTCTGACAAAAGTCATCGGAATTGCGCGCGACTGTAAATATCAAAATCTGCTTGCCAGCGCAGAACCCTACTTCTACGTGCCTCTGGGCCAGAAATATCTTTCGATTGAAACGTTGCAGGTCAGGACCGAGGCCGCTCCGGAATCGATGATCGACGAGGTGGAAGAGCAGATTCACGCGCTGGCGCCGGGTTTGCCGGTAACCCAGGCGCAGACCATGGAGCAGGCGCTTAACAGCGGCTTTGGCGGATTCTACACGTTTCATCTGGCAGTCTGGCTGGCGGGCGCTCTGGGATTATTGGGTTTGCTCCTCGCCGTCATCGGCATCTATGGAGTGATTTCCTACAGCACACGGCAGCGGACGCGTGAGATTGGCATCCGGATGGCGCTTGGCGCGCAGCCCGGCGTCATTTCCCGGGTCGTGCTCAGCCAGGGGTTCGTGATGATCGGCGCTGGCGGTTTGATTGGAATTATCGGCTCGCTCGCTGCGACGCGCGTAATGGCGGGCTTTCTCTACGGTGTCAGGTCCTACGACCCGCTCACTTATCTGGGCGTGGTCTTTCTGATTGCAGTGGTCACCATGATCGCCTGTTACATTCCCGCGCGGAGAGCGGCAAAGGTCGATCCCATGGTGGCCCTTCGCTACGAGTAG
- a CDS encoding ABC transporter permease: MSTLIQDLKYGLRQLGNNPGYTAVAILTLALGIGANTAIFTLVDAIMLKSLPVANPGELYRVGTSNNCCVQGGMQNNWDLYSNDLYTQLRDHTPEFSQMAAFKASLSNLSVRRRGASGAAEPYQGELVSGNYFSMFGLRAYAGRAITPADDQPNAPPVAVMDYRTWQTHFGSDTSVVGSIFVVNMVPYTVVGIAPPGFFGDTLRSDPPDFWLPLATEPVLNGPNSILKNPGLHWLHVIGRMKPGVRPAAVQSEVTTELQRWLAAQPDLTAYERTQLSKQHIVIGPGGEGVASMQDQAHDGLRLLMIIAGLVLLIACANIANLLLARGASKRFETAVRVALGAPRRRLVRQILTESVLLAVMGGVAGLLVAYLGTHTLLLIAFRGAHYVPINPTPSLVVLGFAFLLSLITGVVFGAAPAWITTHSDPAEALRGAGRSTRDRSSLPRKSLVVIQVALSVVLLIGAGLLTKSLRNLENQSFGFEPQGRLIVRVDPVLAGYKPDQLHGLYQQLENQLSEIPGVRSISYSIYSPMRGDNWGFSFHILGRPPEERDGASFDCVGPHYFETIGTRLVRGRLIGEQDTAASPRVAVVNQAFARKFFPKQDPIGQHFGMGGPSHAGDMEIVGIVEDAKYQSAHEPPYPTYFMPFFQMTNDPKLEFLRVGTAYIGDIELHVAGQPENLEKAIRRTLANINPNLTILDMMSLSRQLELNFNQENLIVWLTELFGLLALVLACVGLYGVTSYSVARRTSEIGLRMALGADRGNVLRLVLSGAMLQLALGLAVGIPLALAGGRLVSTMLYGVKSYDVWILLVAAVVLAACAFVAAYLPARRAANVDPLVALRYE, from the coding sequence ATGAGCACGCTAATCCAGGATTTAAAGTACGGCCTGCGTCAACTGGGAAATAACCCTGGCTACACGGCTGTTGCCATTCTCACCCTTGCCCTTGGCATCGGCGCCAACACGGCCATCTTCACGCTGGTGGACGCGATCATGCTCAAGAGCCTGCCGGTTGCCAATCCCGGGGAGCTCTACCGTGTGGGTACCAGCAACAACTGCTGTGTGCAGGGAGGAATGCAGAATAACTGGGATCTTTACTCCAACGACCTGTACACGCAGCTCCGCGATCATACGCCGGAGTTCAGCCAGATGGCCGCTTTCAAGGCCTCATTGTCGAACCTCAGCGTGCGGCGCCGCGGCGCCTCCGGCGCGGCCGAACCCTACCAGGGCGAACTTGTCTCGGGAAATTATTTCTCGATGTTTGGGCTCAGAGCCTACGCCGGGCGCGCCATTACGCCCGCTGACGACCAGCCGAACGCGCCGCCCGTGGCCGTGATGGACTACCGCACCTGGCAGACGCACTTTGGCTCCGACACTTCGGTGGTCGGCTCGATATTCGTCGTCAATATGGTTCCCTACACCGTGGTGGGGATTGCGCCGCCCGGCTTCTTTGGAGACACGCTGCGTTCTGACCCGCCCGATTTCTGGTTGCCGCTGGCCACGGAGCCGGTCCTGAACGGGCCGAATTCCATCCTGAAAAATCCCGGACTCCATTGGCTCCACGTTATCGGCCGCATGAAGCCGGGCGTCCGGCCGGCGGCGGTGCAAAGCGAAGTCACCACCGAGCTGCAGCGATGGCTTGCCGCACAACCGGACCTCACAGCCTACGAGCGCACTCAACTCAGCAAGCAACATATCGTTATCGGGCCCGGCGGAGAAGGCGTTGCCAGCATGCAGGACCAGGCACACGACGGACTTCGTCTGCTGATGATCATCGCGGGCCTCGTGCTGCTGATTGCCTGTGCCAACATCGCCAACCTGCTTCTGGCCCGCGGCGCCTCGAAGCGGTTTGAGACCGCAGTGCGTGTGGCGCTAGGCGCTCCGCGGCGGCGTCTGGTCCGCCAGATCCTTACTGAAAGCGTGCTGCTGGCCGTTATGGGCGGTGTTGCGGGGTTGTTGGTGGCATACCTCGGCACGCACACTCTGCTGCTGATTGCTTTTCGCGGCGCGCATTATGTCCCCATCAACCCCACGCCCTCGCTCGTCGTGCTGGGGTTCGCCTTTCTGCTTTCGCTGATCACAGGGGTGGTTTTTGGCGCGGCGCCGGCCTGGATCACGACGCATTCCGATCCTGCGGAGGCGTTACGCGGCGCCGGCCGCTCCACTCGCGACCGCTCGTCGCTGCCGCGAAAATCTCTGGTGGTCATCCAGGTGGCGCTCTCCGTCGTGCTGCTGATTGGCGCGGGCCTGCTCACCAAGAGCCTGCGCAACCTTGAAAATCAGAGCTTCGGTTTCGAACCTCAGGGCCGCCTCATCGTGAGAGTCGACCCGGTTCTTGCCGGCTATAAACCCGATCAACTCCACGGGCTCTACCAGCAGCTCGAGAACCAACTTTCCGAGATTCCCGGCGTAAGGTCCATCAGCTATTCGATTTACAGTCCGATGCGAGGCGACAATTGGGGCTTCAGCTTTCACATCCTGGGGCGTCCGCCGGAAGAGCGGGATGGCGCTTCTTTTGACTGCGTTGGCCCGCACTATTTTGAGACCATCGGCACGCGCCTGGTTCGCGGCCGTTTGATCGGCGAGCAGGACACTGCGGCATCGCCCAGGGTTGCCGTCGTCAATCAGGCCTTCGCCAGGAAGTTCTTCCCCAAGCAGGACCCGATCGGGCAGCACTTTGGGATGGGCGGTCCGAGCCACGCCGGGGACATGGAAATCGTTGGCATCGTGGAGGACGCTAAATATCAGAGCGCGCACGAGCCACCCTACCCGACGTACTTCATGCCCTTCTTTCAAATGACAAACGATCCCAAACTGGAGTTCCTCAGGGTTGGGACTGCCTACATTGGCGATATCGAGCTGCACGTCGCCGGCCAGCCGGAGAACCTGGAGAAAGCCATCCGCCGGACGCTGGCAAACATCAATCCCAACCTGACAATCCTCGACATGATGAGCCTCAGCCGGCAGCTCGAGCTCAATTTCAATCAGGAAAACCTGATTGTCTGGCTCACCGAGCTTTTCGGGCTGTTGGCGCTGGTCCTCGCCTGCGTTGGACTTTATGGAGTCACCTCGTATTCGGTGGCGCGCCGAACCAGCGAAATTGGCCTTCGCATGGCCCTTGGGGCGGACCGTGGGAACGTCCTCCGGCTGGTGCTAAGCGGCGCGATGCTCCAGCTCGCACTCGGCCTTGCGGTCGGCATCCCGCTGGCGCTGGCGGGTGGGCGGCTGGTTTCAACCATGTTGTACGGGGTGAAGAGCTATGACGTCTGGATTCTGCTGGTGGCTGCTGTCGTCCTTGCCGCTTGTGCGTTCGTCGCGGCGTACCTTCCCGCGCGGCGGGCGGCCAATGTCGATCCATTGGTGGCGCTGAGATACGAGTAG
- a CDS encoding ABC transporter ATP-binding protein, whose protein sequence is MEENGMSLIKLEGVNKVFLTEELETHALSGVHLDIHKGEYVSIAGPSGCGKSTLLSLIGLLDTPTDGKYWLNGKPVEELGLGERSRIRNREVGFIFQSFNLIGDLNVFENVELPLTYRGMPSAERKQRVQEALERVGMAHRMKHYPSQLSGGQQQRVAVARALVGDPAVLLADEPTGNLDSKNGEAVMDLLSDLHRAGSTIVMVTHDPRFARHAGRTIHLFDGRIVDEATAADLALNEGPLLA, encoded by the coding sequence ATGGAAGAAAATGGAATGAGTCTGATCAAGCTGGAAGGGGTGAACAAAGTTTTCCTGACGGAGGAGCTGGAAACGCACGCGCTTTCCGGCGTGCATCTGGATATTCACAAAGGGGAATATGTGTCGATTGCGGGCCCGTCGGGCTGCGGCAAGTCAACTCTGTTGTCGCTGATCGGCCTGCTCGACACTCCCACGGATGGCAAATACTGGCTGAACGGCAAGCCGGTGGAAGAACTCGGCCTGGGCGAACGATCGCGCATCCGCAATCGCGAAGTGGGCTTCATCTTCCAGAGTTTCAACCTGATCGGCGATCTCAACGTGTTTGAAAATGTTGAGCTGCCGCTCACTTATCGCGGCATGCCGTCAGCGGAGCGCAAGCAGCGGGTGCAGGAGGCGCTCGAGCGCGTGGGCATGGCCCACCGGATGAAGCATTATCCCTCCCAACTCTCGGGCGGCCAGCAGCAGCGCGTTGCGGTGGCGAGGGCCCTGGTGGGCGATCCGGCGGTCCTGCTGGCTGACGAGCCGACAGGCAACCTGGATTCGAAAAACGGCGAGGCGGTGATGGACCTGCTGAGCGATCTGCATCGGGCCGGATCGACCATCGTGATGGTGACGCACGATCCGCGATTCGCGCGCCACGCCGGGCGGACAATACATCTGTTTGACGGCCGCATCGTTGATGAAGCCACGGCCGCCGATCTGGCGCTCAACGAAGGGCCACTGTTGGCCTGA
- a CDS encoding ABC transporter ATP-binding protein, whose amino-acid sequence MIQLINVEKSFPVGPSRYYVLRRINLEIRQGEFLTIMGPSGAGKSTLLSILGMLDGDWTGEYYLLDQPIHRMKVKQRAEVNKKYVGFVFQQYHLLDGLTVAENLDIPLSYRNIKKSERQAMVADTLDRFHIVGKKDLYPTQLSGGQQQLVAVARAVIASPKLVLADEPTGNLHSSQGKEIMDLFKKLNDEGATIVQVTHNEAWAAYGGRIINLQDGWIGTD is encoded by the coding sequence ATGATTCAACTCATCAATGTCGAAAAGTCTTTCCCTGTCGGCCCCAGCCGCTACTACGTGCTGCGCCGCATCAATCTGGAGATCCGGCAGGGCGAGTTCCTCACCATCATGGGGCCTTCGGGAGCCGGCAAATCAACGCTGCTCAGCATTCTCGGCATGCTCGACGGCGACTGGACAGGCGAGTACTACCTGCTGGACCAACCCATCCACCGGATGAAAGTTAAGCAGCGCGCCGAAGTGAACAAAAAATACGTCGGCTTTGTTTTCCAGCAGTACCACCTGCTCGACGGCTTGACCGTGGCTGAGAACCTGGATATCCCGCTTTCCTACCGCAATATCAAAAAATCCGAGAGGCAAGCCATGGTTGCGGACACGCTCGACCGTTTCCACATCGTCGGCAAAAAAGATCTTTATCCAACCCAACTCTCAGGCGGACAGCAGCAGCTCGTCGCCGTAGCGCGGGCCGTCATTGCCAGTCCCAAATTGGTCCTTGCTGATGAGCCTACCGGAAACCTTCACTCGAGCCAGGGGAAGGAGATCATGGACCTTTTTAAGAAGCTGAACGACGAGGGCGCCACCATCGTCCAGGTGACCCACAACGAGGCGTGGGCGGCCTACGGCGGCCGCATCATCAATCTTCAGGACGGGTGGATTGGCACCGACTGA
- a CDS encoding ABC transporter permease, with amino-acid sequence MSTLIQDLKYGLRQLGRNPGFTAVAVLTLALGIGANTAIFSVINALFLHPPGLPNPERVVAVRAKYDKLGLKSIVISAPDFAGIRDSKKIFAAAAIDNISDFNYTAGDWPQRLQGAMVSWQWFDVFGARPMLGRTFTPAEDQPNANHEVVLAYGAWQRWFGGDRGIIGRTIQLNQQPYKIIGVMGPEFRWPDSADLWTPIGLAPDAFSPNNTFNESYFTVARLQPNITFAQASAYVGVLVKRVVDDPRSSYAKDSGWGVFILPVVDFIYGDLRTPVLILAGAVGLVLLIVCANIAGLLLAKATGRGRELAVRAALGASRRRLVRQALAESALLSLAGILAGLLVAGLGVSALLLIAPKELVAAGSFPLDWHVLIFTVGLGAVAVFLFGLMPAWQMSRVEPYRALRGSERTTAGGRQRHRLRSFLVIGELAMGLVLLAGTGLLLQSLKQILTVNPGFQPHGVLTAGLSLPEKQYGTKEKQFAFFRSVMDSLSHAPGVTAVGAGYPVPFTGGNASASFQIDGRPTGPGDPGPHGNIRFVTGGYFAALGIPLLQGRLFSENDRLGSESVAIIDKNLAREYWPNQNPIGQKIRNGRRDSWATIVGIVGHIRFTQLAGEESGSNISESAGKGVYYYPLFQKEAPYGYFVVKSSGGAAAQADLVRRAVRSVDANQPVSDVKTMDERIASSLAPQRFAATLLAVFAALAVLLAAIGLYGLMSHNVAQRTSEIGIRMALGATRGGVLSIFVKEGLRLALAGVALGIAGAFVLARFLSSLLYGVTPTDPLTFIAVSLILIAVALAACCIPARRAARVDPMVALRYE; translated from the coding sequence ATGAGCACGCTAATCCAGGACTTAAAGTACGGCCTGCGCCAACTGGGACGAAATCCCGGCTTCACCGCCGTGGCCGTGTTGACACTGGCCCTGGGTATCGGGGCGAACACGGCGATTTTTTCGGTGATCAACGCTTTATTTCTTCATCCGCCGGGTCTGCCGAACCCGGAACGGGTCGTTGCGGTGCGGGCAAAGTACGACAAGCTGGGCCTGAAAAGCATCGTTATCTCCGCGCCCGATTTCGCCGGAATCCGCGACAGCAAAAAGATCTTTGCCGCCGCTGCCATCGACAACATTTCAGATTTCAACTATACGGCGGGCGACTGGCCCCAGCGCCTCCAGGGAGCCATGGTCTCATGGCAGTGGTTTGACGTTTTCGGCGCAAGGCCCATGCTGGGACGGACTTTCACTCCGGCGGAGGACCAGCCCAACGCAAACCATGAGGTGGTGCTCGCTTATGGAGCGTGGCAGCGATGGTTTGGCGGAGACCGGGGAATCATCGGCCGGACCATTCAGTTGAACCAACAGCCATACAAGATCATTGGCGTGATGGGCCCGGAATTCCGCTGGCCTGATTCGGCGGATTTGTGGACGCCGATTGGGCTCGCTCCTGACGCCTTCAGTCCGAACAACACATTTAATGAAAGCTATTTTACCGTGGCGCGCTTGCAGCCGAATATAACCTTTGCGCAAGCAAGCGCCTATGTTGGCGTACTGGTCAAGCGCGTCGTGGATGATCCCCGTTCGAGCTATGCAAAAGACTCCGGCTGGGGCGTGTTTATTTTGCCGGTGGTGGACTTCATTTACGGCGATCTTCGGACGCCCGTGTTGATCCTGGCGGGCGCGGTGGGGCTTGTGCTCCTGATCGTGTGTGCGAACATTGCCGGCCTGCTGCTGGCCAAAGCAACAGGACGCGGGCGGGAGCTTGCTGTCCGCGCGGCCCTTGGGGCCTCGCGAAGGCGTCTGGTTCGCCAGGCGCTCGCGGAAAGCGCGCTGCTTTCACTGGCGGGAATACTGGCGGGCCTGCTTGTTGCCGGTCTTGGCGTCAGCGCCCTGCTGCTGATTGCCCCCAAGGAACTCGTCGCGGCGGGCAGCTTCCCATTGGACTGGCACGTCCTGATATTCACCGTCGGGCTGGGCGCCGTTGCCGTTTTCTTGTTCGGATTGATGCCCGCCTGGCAGATGTCCAGGGTTGAACCCTACCGGGCGTTGCGAGGGTCTGAGAGAACGACGGCCGGGGGACGCCAGCGCCATCGACTCCGGTCGTTCCTGGTGATTGGAGAGCTGGCGATGGGTCTGGTCCTGCTTGCCGGGACGGGCCTGCTGCTTCAGAGCCTGAAACAAATCCTTACGGTGAATCCCGGCTTCCAGCCGCACGGCGTATTGACTGCCGGGCTTTCACTTCCGGAGAAGCAATACGGCACTAAAGAGAAGCAGTTCGCCTTTTTCCGCAGCGTAATGGACAGCCTTTCACACGCGCCGGGCGTCACGGCAGTAGGCGCGGGCTATCCGGTGCCCTTTACGGGAGGCAATGCATCCGCCTCATTTCAGATTGACGGGCGACCCACCGGCCCGGGCGATCCCGGACCGCATGGCAACATCCGCTTTGTCACAGGCGGATACTTCGCCGCGCTTGGAATCCCCCTGCTCCAGGGCCGTCTTTTCAGTGAAAACGATCGCCTTGGGTCCGAGTCTGTTGCAATCATTGATAAGAATCTGGCGCGAGAATACTGGCCGAACCAGAATCCCATCGGGCAAAAAATCCGGAATGGGCGGCGTGACTCCTGGGCTACGATTGTTGGCATCGTCGGCCACATTCGCTTCACGCAGCTTGCGGGAGAGGAGTCGGGCTCAAACATATCCGAGAGTGCCGGAAAGGGCGTTTACTACTATCCGCTGTTCCAGAAAGAGGCGCCGTACGGATATTTCGTCGTGAAGTCCAGCGGCGGAGCAGCGGCCCAGGCTGATCTGGTCCGTCGCGCCGTCCGGAGCGTGGATGCAAACCAGCCCGTCTCCGACGTAAAAACCATGGACGAGCGGATTGCCTCCTCATTGGCGCCGCAACGCTTCGCCGCCACCTTGCTGGCAGTGTTTGCCGCGCTGGCCGTTCTGCTGGCGGCGATTGGACTTTACGGCCTGATGAGCCACAACGTGGCGCAGAGGACCAGCGAAATCGGCATTCGCATGGCGCTGGGAGCGACCCGCGGCGGAGTGCTCTCCATCTTCGTTAAAGAGGGACTCCGTCTTGCTCTGGCTGGGGTTGCCCTCGGCATAGCCGGAGCGTTTGTGCTGGCTCGGTTTCTCTCGAGCCTGCTCTACGGCGTCACGCCCACCGACCCGCTCACCTTCATCGCCGTTTCACTCATCCTGATTGCCGTGGCCCTCGCGGCGTGCTGCATCCCCGCGCGCCGCGCCGCCAGAGTCGATCCCATGGTGGCGCTGAGATACGAGTAG